DNA sequence from the Cydia fagiglandana chromosome 12, ilCydFagi1.1, whole genome shotgun sequence genome:
gcatcaaataatatatttatgaacacaagcactgagaagtaaacaatttcatttccggctaaactaaaacaatgtggtggcgcgttgattatattacacttagtttatcaaatcactcgagcagtttaattccccataataatttaagtcctattgtaatataaatgcaaacaatatataattacgtcttgtaatccgttttagagatggcgtattaatgtcacttacttttatttaactatttttccatctgacagtttccatttgacaggaacaaaatgaacgaatgaacgaatgattttggcataaagtagtcgcaaacccgaaacaatgtgtgcacacggcgaccacactttatgtcactttgtgtcatgtgtcgacccttccccatttctggtaactgtgtcgacacggcgacgactctgcgactggaattgtgaccgaaacagacggtgtcgacacaagatgtgtctacaccgcgtcgtaacggcgactggaaatggttgtatgggataTTCTATAATGTAATTGTATGCAGATAAAAATATCGCATACCGTTGCAGCCTATTTGCTGTTATCTCCGGTATTCCTCGGTGCGGACCGAAGATAGATAACAGCGGTTGGTGATCTGTGCGCAAAATAAAAGGTTCCGCACGTGCATATAAATAttgatgatatttttttatgccGAAAATTAAACTTGTTGCTTCCTTTTGTATTTGTGCATATTTCTTTTCTGCGGCATTTAGAGTCCGAGAAGCAAAAGAAATGGGACGTTCGGACCCGTCTGGCTGAATTTGCGATAAAATCGCACCGAGACCTTGGGGTGACGCATCACAAgtcaaaattaatttagcatCTGGATTATAATGCGCAAGGACTTGGTCTGATGCTAACCTGGTCTTAATCTCTGTGAATGCCTTTTCGTGCTCTGTTTTCCACTCCCACTTTACGTCCTTTTTTAAGAGGTCGTACAGTGGACTTAAGATGGCAGAAGCCCTTGGCACAAAGTTCCTATAATAATTGATCAACCCCAGGAATGACTGTAGTTGATTTATATTTTTAGGAACTGGTGCCTCGACTATTGCTTTGACTTTAGATTTAGATTTGCTTATACCATCTTTATTAATAACGTGGCCTAGGTACGTTATTTCATTCTGGAAAAAAGAGCACTTTTCCTTCTGAAGCGTCAGCCCCGCGTCTCTAAAACGCTGTAATACCTGGTGCAGGCGCGCGACGTGCTCCTCCCTACTCCGGCCCGTGATGAGTACGTCATCCAGGAAGCACAATACTCCCTCTAAATCGGCAAGAATATTATTTAGAGCACGTTGGAAGACCGCTGGGGCACTTGACAACCCGAAAATTAACCGCCTATATTTGAACAACCCCCGATTGGTATTAATACAGGTAATATTATCAGTGTTAAGGGTGTATATGTAAATAGGTTTTGATACGTTTACACTATTATCTATGTCTAGtcttaagttcttttttaattccatatttaaattctaatgttattttgactgtttatatttttgtacgtcAGTTCGCAAAATAAATCCATCACAACTAGTCGACTTGCTTGGTTATTGATTATTTTCCACTTTAGCTATCGAAATTCCCTCTTCTTTACTTGTCTGTCTTCTTTATTTTGGTCCTTCTTCCTCACTCATGATCTTGCGATCTAAAACCAAGCAGTCGGCTAAAAGCGCAAAAATGACGCGCTCGGAAACGGGTACCCCTGCCACGGGTAGGCTCGGCCAGTCCAAAAATTTGGATCACGGTGCGGCCGACGCCACCGTACCACCCGCGGCTTCCGACCCGCAAATCCCCGGGACGTCTCGCGAGTGCCTCACAACCGGCACCAGCGCCGAACAAGTTAATGTTCCCCTCAGTTGCAGGTCTCGCGCTTCGGGCTCTACGCGATCATCGGCCACGATCAGGGCACGACGATTGACCGCGGAGGCCCACTTGGCCCGCAAAAGCATAGAAAGGGAACAGGAGCTCTTTCAACGCGAGCTCGACAACCAACGGAAACTCCTTGAGCAGGTTAAACAGGTAGAACAGCTTGAACTTGAAGCGAAAATAGCCGCCTTAGAAGCCGAGGAGCGATCCAATCATACGGTTAGTAATGCATATTCTCGTACAGCATCTTGGGTTCGTGACGTAAATCAGGAAAGGCAACCCGTAGACACACGGGCCGAAGTGGGTGTAACTATTCCGCCCCATATAGCGGTAGTTACCTCCATGACTGCCGATCCCCCTATAAATTTACGGCCAGAACCTACTGTAGAGTGTAATGTAGTAAATAACCGTATTAATTCACCTTTATTGCGtgaaaacgtcaaacgtcaaaaCGGCCACGATAATGCAGTGATTGATTTTAATAATGATCATGTGAATGAAGAGTGCCGCCGTCAAGACCAAACCGAGCCAATAACCGGCTCTGTTACGCTTTTACAAGCTATTGCCGATACGGCTGCCGCAGCTAAAGCGCTCGCCGCACGAGATGTGCCAAGAAAAGCTAAAATTGAGCTTCCAACTTTCTATGGCAACTCGTCACAATGGCTtcaatttaaatacttatttgatAGTACTAAAACTTCTTATTCCACCGCAGAAAATACGGCGCGTCTACATAACGCACTCCGCGGGCCCGCCCGGGAGGCCGTCGCCTCTTTACTCAACACCGCGGCAGCTTCCGAAGATATAATGGCAGCGGTCGAACGTACATTTGCTTGCCCCGAAATGATTGTCTTCGGCGAAGTACAGATTTTGAAAACGCTGCCTCGGCTCGGGCCTGACCTAAAGGAGATAGGTATTTTCGCTAATAAGGTACGCAATTCTTTGTCTACTATGAAATTACTCGGCCTACGAGAATATTTACAATCGCCGGAGCTGTTTCATAATATTCTAGGAAAATTTAACCCTTTAATGAAAATGAGATGGTCTGATTATGCGTCAGATTTGTCAGAAACGTCAAACCATCTCAAGTCAAAGTTAGAACTTTTATCTGACTTTCTAACACGCGAACACGAACGCTATATTAAATTCGCTTTATCGCCAGAAGTAGGGCTTTCTATGTCAATACCGCAAACGCAACAATCACGAGTACATTTTCCAATGAATAAACCATTTAAACGTGAAACTATACATTCCGTCACTCATGACAAAAATAAAGCGATTGGTAAGATAGtgtgtttattgtaaaaaatcccataatataaaaaaatgtactgaattTACGTCGTTATCTGTTGACGATAGGTGGCGTTGGTTGCGTGAACACAAAGTTTGTTATAGATGTCTAAAAGACAACTCACACCTATGGAAATTATGCAAAAGCAACCCTTGCGGGGTCGATGGTTGTACTTTTCGACACAACCCTCTTTTGCACGGCAGGCAGGAAACGTTTACATCACCGCCTCCACCCGATACACGGATTAATAACATCATTTGCGTTCCTGCGGCTGAAAGTGGTACCCAGCATTCGTCGAGTTCCTCGCCAGCCGATAATAAGGTGTCAGACAATAATGTGACTGTGTCTAATATAGGTATATCGTGTAACCAACATAAAACGTCTAATGAAATATGTTCAAATATTACAATGTTGAAGGTTTTACCAGTGACACTGTCAGGGCCAAATGGCAGCTATGAAACCTTCGCGTTTCTCGATGATGGTAGTACTGCGACTATGATTGATTGTAAAGTGGCTGCTCGCCTAGGTTTGATAGGACCTGAAGAGTTCATAACTGTCAATGGTATCATGGGTTTACAAAAAACTACAAAGGTAAGATACGTTGACTTTTACATAAGAGGTAAATATGAATCTGACATCCATTTGGTAAATCGTGCTAAGGCTGTACAATCGTTAGGCTTGAACGAACAAACTCTATCTAGAGAGACTATTGAATCTTATGCTCACTTAAAAGACCTAGCCGAATACTTGACATAATATGCTGACGCTACACCAACCGTACTTATTGGTGCTGAGCATTGGCATCTGTCAATATGTCGCGAGGTTTGTGAAGGCAGACGTAACGAGCCCGCCGCTTGTCGCACTTTGCTTGGGTGGACTTTGTATGGACCAACGAGTAGCAAAACCAAGCCAGTCGAGTTCGTCAACCATTGTCAGTTAGACCGCACTGAACCTTCTGAAAATGAACGCCTGGAGTCACTGATAAAGGAGCAATACAAACTCGACTCGCTCGGTATCTCTAAGCGCGAGACTCTATTTAGCAAGCTAGACTCCCGTGCCGTCGAGATTCTTGATGCTACCACCACACGCTTACCGACCGGTAGATATGAAGTAGGTCTTCCGTGGCGTGACAACATACAGTGTGTTCCCGATAGCTACCCACAAGCTTTATCAAGATTTCTAAGCCTGGAAAGGCGAATGATTCGTGAGCCCGCCTTCGCTGACGCGTATAAAAAGTTTATTGATAACATGATTGCTAAAAATTATGCTGAGGAGTGCGATTCCGGCACTTATTATAATCATCTTATCACTAAAAGCGTCAACACCAGCATTGATCTCAAACACGATACCAATTTAGGCGATTATCCTAATAAAATTCACACCTTATCTGATAACTTACAACCTAGTACAGTCAGTCCGAATAAAGCAGaaacaaattttgacattgagcTGTCAAGTgtgaataacaataaaaataaattaaaaaccgaATCTGAACctaataaaagtgacattaacGCAAGAATAAGGTGGTATTTGCCTCATTTTGGCGTGTACCATCCACAAAAACGTAAACTTCGTGTTGTCCACGACGCAGCCGCGACTAATCAGGGTGTTTCATTAAACTCGTTGCTGCTTCAAGGACCTgatattttagaaaatttattaggtattttatttcggTTCAGAGAGGGCGCTGTTGCCATAACAGCTGATATTAAGGAAATGTTTCCTCAAATAAAAATCCGTGAACAAGATCGTGACGCACTACGTTTTTTATGGCGCGACGTTCAGTCAAGGGAAACAACGCCTCTAAAAGAATATCGGATGACAGCTGTCATTTTTGGAGCATCGTCCAGTCCTTTTACTGCGTTGTACATTAAACATAAAAACGCTATGTCTCACCAAGATTCGTATCCAGCGGCAGCCAACGCAAGTATCCATAGTTCCTACATGGACGATTTCCTGGATAGCCTGGACGATGTGGACGAAGCTGCACAGATGGCATCCGATGTTGTGACTATTCATCGTAACGCATGTTTCGAAATGTGTGGCTGGATTTCTAACGATTAAGGAGCATTGCGTCTTGTACCGACTGAACTGCGCGCCGCCCAGCCTAGTGAGATGTCACTTGGTAGTGAGTCAAGTAGCGTCAGAGCCTTAGGTGTTTCATGGGATCCTATATCAGACACTATCGGATTTAGGACCGGTTTAGAAGGTCTCATACTACAGGGCAGTTTTAATAAACGCAAAGTGTTGTCCCACCTCATGAAAGTATACGACCCACTAGGTTTGTTGGGCCCAATAGTGGTCAAAGGGCGTATACTGCTTCAGGAGGCGTGGAGATCCAATATTGACTGGGACACACCATTTCCACCATCACAGATTTTAAAGTGGAACGAGTGGTTTAAGGAACTGTCTGACGTATCTACAATTAGGATCCCACGATGGTACGCCAAGCTCAATGGAGAACCTCTACACAGGGAGCTACACATTTTCGCGGACGCGAGCGAGCTTGCCTTTGCCACCGTCGCTTATTGGCGCTTATTGTATACAGATGGTACAGTCAAGCTCGCACTCATCACCAGTAAGACGAGAGTCTCACCTTTGAAGCCCACTTCAATTCCTCGTCTAGAATTGCAGGGCGCTTTGATAGCTTCTCGCCTTGCTGTCACTATTAAAGAGTTTCATAAGAAAAAACCTTTACGAACTTTCTTGTGGACAGATTCAAGAACTGTCCTCGGTTGGCTCAGAAGTGACGCACGAACGTACAAACCCTTTGTGGCCCATCGCGTAGGAGAAATTACAGAAAATACGCGCGTGCAAGATTGGAAATGGGTCCCAACTGATTTGAACGTTGCGGACGATGCCACTAGGATTAAGCCGCTTCATCTTAATCCAAACCACCGATGGTTTACAGGTCCCTCGTTCCTCCTCGATCCTCCGGAGAATTGGCCTGTTGAACCAGCTGGTCAGCCTATAGTCCAGGAAGAGCGGAAGCAGACTTCTGGACTTGTGGTTGGTCATCTGACAATTACCGCGGATTTCAGTCGTTTTAGTGACTGGCTACGATTACTTCGTGCTACTGCTCGCGTTTTGCAAGCTGCGTCCAAATTTCGCTCGGCTTTAGATCGCGTAGGTCGCGTTGCTCCTAGCACCGATGTTAGGCTTCGTCAACGTACGAATACACCTACGTCCACCACTCTAATCCCCCTGACAGCGGAACTTATGGAAGCCGCAGAAAGGCACGTCCTGAAGAAAGTACAGTCTGAATCATTTAGTGACGAAATCCCAATAATAGAACGTGGAGAATTGATACCAAAGAGTAGTCGCCTGGCGAAGCTTTCTCCCAGAATGGGGCCAGACAACTTGTTGCACCTAGCTGGCAGAATCGTTGCCGTACAAGACGTCGGTTCTGAGATCAAGTTTCCAATCATTCTAGATGGACGACACCCAGTAGTGCGCTTATTGGTCAATTTCTACCATCGCAAGGCTGGACATGCAAACAATGAAATGGTGGTCAATGAGGTTCGACAAAAATATTGGCTTCTTCATCTGCGCAGTACTGTTCGAAGCGTCACCAGCAAATGTTTGTTCTGTCGCATCAAAAGAGCAAAGCCAATGAATCCGATGACCGGTAACCTTCCTCCTCAGCGGCTTGCCCACCACCGCCGCCCATTCACGTACACTGGCTTGGATTATTTCGGCCCAATAAATACCAAGATCGGTCGAAGACAAGAGAAACGTTATGTGGCCCTGTACACCTGCATGACATCCAGAGCCGTTCACCTGGAGCTTGTACATTCCCTTTCTGCTGACTCCGCAATAATGAGCCTGCGACGGTTTATTGCTAGAAGAGGAACTCCCAATACTGTATATTCTGACAACGGTACATGTTTTATTGGTGCAGACCGAATTTTACGAGAATTTTATCAGCACGAGGTCTACGATTTTGCTGCCAATAGAGGAATAAAATGGAGCTTTATTCCTGCCGCTGCTCCTTTTTTCGGCGGATGCTGGGAGAGACTGATTCGCACCATCAAAGTCGCGCTGAACGCCACATTACGTGAAAGAGAACCTAATCCCGAAGTCCTAGTAACTCTCCTTCTAGAAGCGGAGGCAATTGTAAATTCTCGACCTCTGACCCATGTCCCTATTGGCCCTGAAGACCAGGAAACCCTAACGCCCTTCCACTTTCTAATTGGCTCATCTTCTAACCAGGTTCTGCCTGCAACCCTTGACGACCGAGACCTTTTAAGACGTGCTGACTGGAGGAAGGCGTTGAgattggccgaccacttttggAACCGATGGGTAAAAGAAATTCTGCCAACCATGCAACCTCGCCAGATAGCGGAGAACAGAGAGCACGACTTGACTGTTGGCGACTTAGTCATCATTGTAGACCAAAACCTACCCCGAGGAACCTGGCCACGCGGCCGCGTCGTTGCTACATTCCCTGGCAGAGACGGAGTGGTCAGGGTGGTGGACGTAGCCACATCAGGTGGAATTCTTCGTCGACCTTCTAAAAAATTGGTCAGATTAGAGGCATAAAGTCTCAGTTGATATCTAGTCTGGCTAGTTTTGTGTGCTTTCGCACACAAGGGGGTGGGATGTTAAGGGTGTATATGTAAATAGGTTTTGATACGTTTACACTATTATCTATGTCTAGtcttaagttcttttttaattccatatttaaattctaatgttattttgactgtttatatttttgtacgtcAGTTCGCAAAATAAATCCATCACAACTAGTCGACTTGCTTGGTTATTGATTATTTTCCACTTTAGCTATCGAAATTCCCTCTTCTTTACTTGTCTGTCTTCTTTAATCAGGGTCGTCAATTTCAAATTGATTATACGCCATGGACATATCCAGTTTTGTAAACTCAACCCCTCCGTGTAATTTAGAGAAAAGTTCTTCGATAGTCGGCAGGGGATATTTCTCAATcaataattgtttatttattgtttgaGAGTAATCGGCACAGATCCTAACTGACCCGTCGCGTTTAAGCACTGGCACAATGGGCGACGCGTAGTCAGAATATTCGATCTGCTCGAGAATACCTAACCGTACTAAACGTTTAATTTCACTATCGACCTTATCCTTCAGAGAAAATGCCACGGGCCGGGCTTTGTAAAAAACTGGTTTGGCGTCGGGCTTAAgcgttaattttattttatattttttgaacCGACCTAGTTTATCCGAAAATAATTCTGGATAACGAGTCATTAAATCGCTGACATCGTCGGTTTCGGATTCCGTTTTCGAGCAATAGAGGATAGGCGCGAGCTCCAATTTGAATTTGGACACGAAGTTCCTCCCTAGGATAATCGGGCCCCCTTCAGGAATGACGTGTACATCGAGAATAATAGTCTTGCCCAAATACGCGACCGGCAATTTGACGAAACCCGTACTTATAATCGGAATACTATTATAACCGGTAAACCTCTTGTTACTAGGGAGTAACGGCACTTCTTTAAACAGAGACTCGTAAGTTTTTTGTGAAATGGCGGTAATGGCGGACCCCGTATCTATCTCACATTGTAACGATAACCCGTTAATAATTACTGTTTCGATCATGGGTTCACCCTTTACCGAACGGATATTAAAAAACTTACCATCATCATCCTCGCTCACCTCCTCTGACTCAACGTACTTCAGGTTACACAATACATCTTACGTAAGTGACCCTTCTTTTTGCACTTTTTGCACTTGTAATTTACGTAACGACAGTTCTCCGTTTTATGACTACTTAGACCGCACACAGAACACTTATTCCCGCGACCCGCTGTAGTCTCGCCGATCTTTAACACGCTCTCAGCGCCGGGCACCGCCGCCGTCACGGTGGAAGCCAAGGTCGCGCTGGCTGCGGCGCGAGCGCACCGCACACTTTCAGCTATGTCAATTGCTTTCGCTAGGGTGAGTTCGCCAAGCTCCTTCGAAAACAATTTTTCGCGCTCTTTACCAGACTGCATGCCCATGATAAATCTGTCCAGAAGCGCCTCCTCAATGTTCTTGAACTGGCAATGCGCCGCAAGCCCGCGCAGTCGCGCGGCCCATTGCGCCGATGTTTCGCCTACCTTCTGCACCGCAGAATGGAAGTGATAACGCTCCGCAAATACGCAGCGCTTTGGAGTAAAATGCGCATCCAATAACAGTACCACTTCACTGTAACTTTTGTTTTCAAGAACACCGGGCAGTGCAAGGTTACTTGCTAATTGATAGGTGCTTTCGGTAAGTGCACTTAACAAGATGGCGCGCCTTCTTACACCCGCTTTGTCGCTTGCATCGTCGATGTTGTTTGCGATGAACCACTGTTCAAGCCTATTTTTGTAAGTAAGCCACTCTTGTTGTTGATGGTTAAAACTTGAAAATAAGCCGACCGAGTTCGAAGTTGCCATGATACACGGCAGTTAACACGCGAGGTAATTAACGAATCGTCGCCACTGATAGATATGAAATGGGAGGGCGCACAAGTGACACACAACGTAGCTGTTAGCGAACTGATTTATTTAACCCGTTACCTGGTTTATATCGCGGTGGGCGCAGCCACCATGCGTACTTACATCTACCTATGCATGCATACACAAcagccagtttttatcagaattaaaaaaaaatatgatatctTTATGTTgattaactttataaaatgactgatgtaatgaaaactggctaagtcaaatctaacctactttaagatctcacattttttttaaataacagcaattgttatatgtagaactccgattagtataataatttttattttcttgtttttggtacactttctgattaaaataaaaacgtttaacttaaaacttttttacattaattttattttatttgtattgaacttggctctccttttttgcatttatgtttttggtgggatatttagTTACGATTTGCAAGCATGACTGAATATTGAGTATAATAAacatacctcgcaatcgaggtagcaaaaccgtagcagttgcacattaaggttgacgcatatatacgtatttactaagtcaaatacaaaaactatgttttaaattaattatttaagatctgtttgcgtgtgattacgctaaataaggtatttacatccttgtgctatacacacatcattacgttataagtaggtagaatttattttgtatttcaaattaagagtaaacaaattgtgatcaaataaacaaaaaatttaagaagtaatttaataatttactttcctgaaacacaaatttaactttgaaattttaaaaaatagtggctatgttatcatgagtcatgatgatgattcatgacatatgaacgctaacctttacattcaactgtcatttcctacggttttgctaactcgattgcgaggtatgaTAATAAATAATCCCTAATCTGAACGGGAACTTTCTATGTCGAAATTTTGGAAATTTTGAGAATATACTGCAAATCGCACATTGCTAATCTCGGCGTTAGAGTACAAATGTAGATCGAAAGGATTGCCTTTCGAGATAAGTAGGTGTAGGTGTAGGTGATTAGCAGGAACTCACTGTCTGTTTGTCGAGTTGCATGTTTCGCAGTTTTTCGTTTTTTCTATGAGCTCCCACAGTAAGTGCCCTGGGATGACGGAGGCGGCCAGGCCCAGTTGGCACCTGGGGCCCAAGTTGACGTAGCAGCTTCGATTCGTCCAGGGCTGCTCGTGGCTCCAAACCTGTTTTATTGTTGTAGTAGTAAAacattttattgtacaaaaatcaaaacaaaacaggaaaaataacattcgtcattagtacaaaggcgaacttatccctttaagggatctctcccagttaacctttgagcaattgagggagaattgaAACGGTAGACATCCGTACTGTACCAACAACGgcgtaaataaaagaaaatatgtgtttatatgtattttttattgttttgtaagtgtttttatattttacttttatattcatattataaaaataactacTTACTAACTTAAga
Encoded proteins:
- the LOC134669404 gene encoding uncharacterized protein LOC134669404, producing MATSNSVGLFSSFNHQQQEWLTYKNRLEQWFIANNIDDASDKAGVRRRAILLSALTESTYQLASNLALPGVLENKSYSEVVLLLDAHFTPKRCVFAERYHFHSAVQKVGETSAQWAARLRGLAAHCQFKNIEEALLDRFIMGMQSGKEREKLFSKELGELTLAKAIDIAESVRCARAAASATLASTVTAAVPGAESVLKIGETTAGRGNKCSVCGLSSHKTENCRYVNYKCKKCKKKGHLRKMYCVT
- the LOC134669326 gene encoding uncharacterized protein LOC134669326; its protein translation is MKVYDPLGLLGPIVVKGRILLQEAWRSNIDWDTPFPPSQILKWNEWFKELSDVSTIRIPRWYAKLNGEPLHRELHIFADASELAFATVAYWRLLYTDGTVKLALITSKTRVSPLKPTSIPRLELQGALIASRLAVTIKEFHKKKPLRTFLWTDSRTVLGWLRSDARTYKPFVAHRVGEITENTRVQDWKWVPTDLNVADDATRIKPLHLNPNHRWFTGPSFLLDPPENWPVEPAGQPIVQEERKQTSGLVVGHLTITADFSRFSDWLRLLRATARVLQAASKFRSALDRVGRVAPSTDVRLRQRTNTPTSTTLIPLTAELMEAAERHVLKKVQSESFSDEIPIIERGELIPKSSRLAKLSPRMGPDNLLHLAGRIVAVQDVGSEIKFPIILDGRHPVVRLLVNFYHRKAGHANNEMVVNEVRQKYWLLHLRSTVRSVTSKCLFCRIKRAKPMNPMTGNLPPQRLAHHRRPFTYTGLDYFGPINTKIGRRQEKRYVALYTCMTSRAVHLELVHSLSADSAIMSLRRFIARRGTPNTVYSDNGTCFIGADRILREFYQHEVYDFAANRGIKWSFIPAAAPFFGGCWERLIRTIKVALNATLREREPNPEVLVTLLLEAEAIVNSRPLTHVPIGPEDQETLTPFHFLIGSSSNQVLPATLDDRDLLRRADWRKALRLADHFWNRWVKEILPTMQPRQIAENREHDLTVGDLVIIVDQNLPRGTWPRGRVVATFPGRDGVVRVVDVATSGGILRRPSKKLVRLEA